In Deltaproteobacteria bacterium, the following proteins share a genomic window:
- a CDS encoding sulfite exporter TauE/SafE family protein, with protein MSSGLFATLVGLAGLAGFGAGFIGLGGGILLFPLLLYLPPYLGLEAIDAKTVAALVISQVFFAGLIGGVAHWRKGRVHKKLAGIGAVASAIGSFSGGVASKWVSEWHLLLLFGIITIVAGAVMFLPGPTAAQEQAEINEIPIPVMSLAVISLAVGAVVGLLGAGNFLFVPLLIFVLKIPTRVTIGSALVIHVLNGFTGFLGKLITGQVPFLMTIAVIIGAGLGAILGEKSHSKVSPQALRYAYAAIIVIVAARIWTTLLWP; from the coding sequence GTGAGCTCGGGTCTGTTCGCCACGCTGGTGGGCCTCGCGGGACTGGCCGGCTTCGGTGCCGGATTCATCGGCCTTGGCGGCGGCATTCTTTTGTTTCCGCTCTTGCTCTATCTGCCTCCTTACCTGGGCTTAGAGGCGATCGATGCCAAGACAGTCGCGGCGTTGGTTATTTCACAGGTTTTCTTTGCTGGACTGATTGGCGGGGTTGCCCACTGGCGCAAAGGTCGCGTCCACAAGAAACTGGCCGGCATCGGCGCGGTGGCTTCGGCGATTGGCTCATTCAGCGGCGGCGTGGCCTCGAAATGGGTTTCCGAGTGGCACCTGCTGCTGCTCTTCGGCATCATCACGATTGTTGCCGGTGCAGTGATGTTCTTGCCCGGTCCAACGGCTGCCCAGGAACAGGCTGAGATCAATGAAATTCCGATTCCGGTCATGTCGCTGGCCGTTATTTCGCTGGCCGTTGGAGCGGTTGTGGGTCTGCTTGGAGCGGGAAATTTTCTCTTCGTGCCGCTTTTGATCTTCGTGTTGAAGATCCCGACTCGGGTCACCATCGGCAGCGCCCTTGTCATTCACGTCTTGAACGGTTTTACCGGCTTTCTCGGCAAGCTCATCACCGGCCAAGTGCCGTTTCTAATGACTATTGCGGTGATCATTGGCGCTGGCCTCGGGGCGATTCTTGGCGAGAAGAGCCATAGCAAAGTCTCGCCACAAGCTTTGCGCTACGCTTATGCGGCGATTATCGTGATCGTGGCGGCGCGCATTTGGACCACCCTGCTCTGGCCCTAG